One Coffea arabica cultivar ET-39 chromosome 5c, Coffea Arabica ET-39 HiFi, whole genome shotgun sequence DNA window includes the following coding sequences:
- the LOC140007186 gene encoding uncharacterized protein: MDSKPHPFHFINAWADHKEFLGVVKESWQQECDGSPMHVLCSKLQRLKCQLQRWNKNCVGNFSDSVKKAKEEVGRLEKCLKEGGSEVVHSLLQLAQATLRQALAMQESLWRQRSRVKWLVLGDRNTKFFHSVVKQWRMQLVIHQIQQSDGEWVSEDELIGAEAVQYFSDLFSSVDGPSMLDVPAVIPRLVSGEDNEMLEAVPSLEEVRQILYEMDASIAAGPDGFTGGFFSTAWEIVGGDVHMAIQSFFCGAELPRRITTTSIVLIPKVQQPKDFSQYRPISLCNFVNKIFSKILARRLALILPKIILMNQSGFVWGRSISDSYLLAQEIIAGIKRKVLGGNVVFKLDMSKAYDWMMWPFLIQSFRGLQQGDPLSPALFIIRVEVLSRSLKQLVAHRGFQGVWVRRGCPTITHLGYPDDVLIFSGANMTSLKLVMKVLEDYEVLLQFLWGEAKGGQKLHWIRWGDLCLPGDEEGLGFWRLEDIYDAFSIKLWWRFRSLSSFWTIFMKAKFCAEVHPNLVHRDRGSQTWRRMIAVRHIAEQHIGWIGRSNSSNFWFDNWLGNGTLALRLDSVSDHLVADFVNNGTWNAQLIQQWVPAGIAREIAQVDPPVGQLPDLMGPSKYGCCQSPEVEMVDHVFAGGDVASQVWHFFGDTVGVSSRGLSFCVCMAAWWYGKRGNRYLEFVHHVLPLLICWHLWKGRNARKYDGTHIQEDRLCRLVFTDLLELFAFFFPSCRVFPVTWRHFYTKISGWAPRSSFKPVRWVRPLPGGFKLNTDGCSKGNPGISGSGGILRDGGGRFCLAFSCHFGKATSLQAEARALLVGVEMCIQGGFDLFEVELDSLVLVDILLG; this comes from the exons ATGGATAGTAAGCCCCATCCTTTCCATTTCATCAATGCCTGGGCTGATCATAAGGAGTTTTTGGGAGTGGTGAAAGAGTCATGGCAGCAGGAGTGTGATGGGTCCCCAATGCATGTTCTTTGTTCCAAGCTACAGCGGCTCAAGTGTCAACTTCAACGGTGGAACAAGAACTGTGTGGGAAACTTTTCAGACAGTGTTAAGAAGGCGAAAGAGGAGGTTGGGAGGCTAGAAAAGTGTTTAAAGGAGGGAGGGTCTGAGGTTGTGCATTCGCTTTTGCAACTGGCCCAGGCTACGCTGAGACAGGCATTGGCCATGCAGGAGTCATTGTGGAGACAAAGATCTCGGGTAAAATGGCTGGTCTTGGGAGATCGTAACACTAAGTTTTTCCACTCAGTGGTAAAGCAATGGCGCATGCAATTGGTAATTCATCAGATACAGCAGTCTGATGGCGAATGGGTGTCTGAGGATGAGCTCATTGGCGCGGAGGCGGTTCAGTATTTCTCCGACTTATTCTCGTCAGTGGATGGCCCTAGTATGCTAGATGTCCCAGCTGTCATCCCTCGGTTGGTGTCAGGGGAGGACAATGAGATGTTGGAGGCAGTTCCGTCCTTGGAGGAGGTGCGGCAGATTTTATATGAAATGGATGCTAGTATTGCAGCAGGGCCTGACGGGTTCACTGGTGGATTCTTCTCCACTGCCTGGGAGATAGTGGGTGGTGATGTGCATATGGCAATACAAAGTTTCTTCTGTGGTGCCGAGCTTCCAAGGAGAATTACAACGACTTCCATTGTTTTGATCCCCAAGGTTCAGCAGCCAAAGGATTTCTCCCAGTATCGTCCTATCAGTTTATGCAACTTTGTGAACAAGATTTTCTCCAAGATCCTGGCTCGCCGGTTAGCTCTTATCCTGCCTAAGATTATTTTGATGAACCAGAGTGGGTTTGTTTGGGGTCGGTCGATATCAGACAGCTACCTACTCGCCCAAGAGATAATTGCGGGTATCAAGAGGAAGGTGCTCGGGGGGAATGTCGTATTCAAACTTGATATGTCAAAGGCGTACGACTGGATGATGTGGCCTTTCTTGATACAG TCATTTAGAGGGCTTCAGCAAGGGGACCCTTTGTCCCCTGCTCTATTTATTATCAGGGTGGAGGTGCTATCTCGTTCTCTTAAACAATTGGTGGCTCATCGTGGGTTCCAGGGTGTCTGGGTTCGAAGAGGTTGCCCGACTATTACGCACTTGGGTTATCCAGATGACGTGCTGATTTTCTCAGGCGCCAATATGACCTCTCTCAAGTTGGTGATGAAGGTACTAGAGGATTATGAG GTGCTTCTCCAATTTCTCTGGGGTGAGGCCAAGGGGGGTCAGAAGCTGCATTGGATTAGGTGGGGAGACCTATGTCTTCCAGGTGATGAGGAAGGACTGGGATTCTGGCGCTTGGAGGATATTTACGATGCTTTCTCCATCAAGTTATGGTGGAGATTCCGCTCTCTGTCATCTTTTTGGACGATTTTCATGAAAGCTAAGTTTTGTGCGGAGGTGCATCCTAATCTGGTGCATCGCGATAGAGGCTCGCAGACTTGGAGAAGGATGATAGCGGTGCGACATATTGCGGAGCAGCATATTGGTTGGATTGGGCGCTCTAATAGCTCGAACTTTTGGTTTGATAATTGGTTAGGAAATGGGACACTAGCGTTGAGACTGGACAGTGTCTCGGATCATCTAGTGGCTGATTTTGTTAACAATGGCACTTGGAACGCTCAACTTATACAGCAATGGGTGCCGGCAGGGATTGcccgcgagattgctcaagttGATCCGCCGGTGGGCCAGCTTCCTGATCTGATG GGGCCTTCCAAGTATGGATGTTGTCAATCCCCGGAGGTAGAAATGGTAGACCATGTGTTTGCTGGGGGTGATGTGGCATCACAGGTTTGGCACTTCTTCGGAGATACAGTAGGTGTGTCTTCGAGGGGGTTGTCGTTTTGCGTATGCATGGCAGCATGGTGGTATGGTAAGAGGGGCAACAGGTATTTGGAGTTTGTTCATCATGTTCTTCCGCTTCTGATCTGTTGGCACCTGTGGAAAGGCAGGAATGCCAGGAAGTACGATGGGACTCATATACAGGAGGATAGGTTATGCAGGTTGGTCTTCACCGATCTCCTGGAATTGTTTGCTTTTTTCTTCCCAAGCTGCAGGGTCTTCCCAGTGACTTGGAGACATTTCTATACAAAGATTTCTGGGTGGGCTCCGCGTTCCTCCTTTAAGCCTGTGAGGTGGGTTCGGCCTCTTCCTGGTGGCTTTAAACTTAATACAGATGGGTGTTCCAAGGGCAATCCAGGTATTAGTGGTAGTGGAGGGATCCTTCGGGATGGCGGCGGCAGATTCTGTTTGGCTTTCTCATGCCATTTTGGGAAGGCAACCAGTTTACAGGCTGAAGCGCGGGCCCTTCTTGTTGGGGTAGAAATGTGCATCCAGGGAGGGTTTGACCTCTTCGAAGTTGAACTAGATTCGCTCGTGTTAGTCGACATTCTACTTGGATAG